In the Malus domestica chromosome 16, GDT2T_hap1 genome, one interval contains:
- the LOC103432186 gene encoding uncharacterized protein → MNKGVSNKQFKDLLNKSSSSVNKTPKKSSNNWLGYLGLAQKKAESPKEDALRKRSSVSPNSSGDNGVQDKSNDEARRLVAAAFVEVKDAAVATSGRGKVEITEVRDFAGQEIEYKKRVDADSKETSERVKAPAPSGVDAFLEQIKKKPKLSVLDKTKKDWGGVFKEEKGLEGELESYKKSSNQYLDKVNFLQRADFREFERERDARLAVQAKRKPDMREDP, encoded by the exons ATGAATAAAGGAGTATCTAATAAGCAATTCAAGGATTTATTAAACAAGTCTTCTTCATCTGTGAATAAAACTCCAAAGAAGTCATCTAAT AATTGGTTGGGATATCTGGGCCTAGCACAAAAGAAGGCAGAGTCCCCAAAAGAAGATGCATTACGGAAGAGATCAAGTGTCTCGCCGAACAGCTCCGGTGACAATGGTGTGCAGGATAAATCTAATGACGAGGCCAGGAGGCTTGTTGCTGCTGCTTTTGTAGAAGTTAAGGATGCTGCAGTTGCAACATCTGGCAGAGGGAAAGTTGAG ATCACGGAGGTTCGGGATTTTGCTGGTCAAGAAATTGAATATAAGAAGCGTGTCGATGCTGATTCAAAGGAAACATCCGAAAGGGTGAAAGCTCCTGCACCTTCAGGTGTCGATGCTTTCCTCGAACAGATTAAGAAGAAGCCAAAGCTCAGTGTGCTTGACAAAACGAAAAAGGACTGGGGGGGGGTGTTTAAAGAAGAGAAAGGGTTGGAGGGAGAGTTGGAATCTTACAAGAAGAGTTCAAACCAATATTTAGACAAGGTAAACTTCTTGCAGCGAGCAGATTTCCGAGAGTTTGAACGGGAGAGGGATGCACGGCTGGCCGTGCAGGCCAAAAGGAAGCCAGATATGCGGGAGGATCCATAA
- the LOC103432166 gene encoding dihydrolipoyl dehydrogenase, mitochondrial: MAMASLARRKAYLLSRNLSNTSSEAVRYSSLTSFSRGFASSGSDENDVVVVGGGPGGYVAAIKAAQLGLKTTCIEKRGALGGTCLNVGCIPSKALLHSSHMFHEAKHAFSHHGVKFSNVEIDLPAMMSQKDKAVSNLTRGIEGLFKKNKVTYVKGYGKFISPSEISVDAIDGENTVVKGKNIIIATGSDVKSLPGITIDEKKIVSSTGALALQEIPKKLVVVGAGYIGLEMGSVWGRLGSEVTVVEFGPDIVPSMDSEIRKQFQRSLEKQGMKFMLKTKVVGVDTSGDGVKLTLEPASGGDQTSFEADVVLVSAGRVPFTSGLDLDKIGVEMDKGGRILVNERFSTNVSGVYAIGDVIPGPMLAHKAEEDGVACVEFLAGKVGHVDYDKVPGVVYTHPEVASVGKTEEQVKASGVAYRVGKFPFMANSRAKAIDNAEGLVKILAEKETDKILGVHIMASNAGELIHEAAIALQYDASSEDIARVCHAHPTMSEALKEAAMATYDKPIHI; encoded by the exons ATGGCGATGGCGAGCTTGGCGCGGCGGAAGGCCTACCTTCTCTCCAGAAACTTGTCCAACACGTCATCGGAGGCCGTCAGGTACTCCTCCCTCACGTCCTTCTCCAGGGGCTTCGCCTCCTCGGGATCTGACGAGAACGACGTCGTCGTCGTCGGCGGCGGTCCAGGCGGATACGTGGCGGCAATCAAGGCCGCGCAGCTCGGCCTTAAGACCACCTGCATCGAGAAGCGTGGTGCTCTCGGCGGTACCTGCCTCAACGTCGGATGCATACCCTCCAAG GCGCTTCTTCATTCCTCTCACATGTTCCATGAAGCTAAGCATGCATTTTCGCATCACGGAGTGAAGTTCTCCAATGTCGAGATAGATTTACCTGCCATGATGTCCCAGAAAGACAAAGCTGTTTCCAATCTTACCCGAGGAATTGAGGGGTTGTTCAAGAAGAACAAGGTCACATATGTTAAAGGTTATGGAAAGTTCATCTCCCCGTCCGAAATTTCAGTGGACGCCATTGATGGTGAGAATACAGTTGTGAAGGGAAAGAATATCATAATTGCCACCGGTTCTGATGTGAAGTCTTTACCCGGAATTACCATTGATGAGAAGAAGATAGTATCATCCACAGGAGCTCTGGCTTTGCAGGAAATCCCAAAGAAACTTGTGGTGGTTGGAGCAGGATATATCGGCCTAGAGATGGGCTCGGTTTGGGGCAGACTTGGTTCTGAGGTAACTGTTGTTGAGTTTGGACCTGATATTGTCCCATCAATGGACTCGGAAATCCGCAAGCAGTTTCAGCGTTCCCTTGAGAAGCAAGGGATGAAGTTCATGCTCAAAACAAAGGTGGTCGGAGTTGATACCTCTGGAGATGGTGTGAAGTTGACCCTTGAACCAGCATCCGGTGGTGACCAGACTTCTTTTGAAGCTGATGTCGTTCTTGTCTCTGCTGGTAGGGTTCCATTCACATCCGGGCTTGATTTGGACAAGATAGGAGTTGAAATGGACAAGGGAGGGAGAATTTTAGTGAATGAGAGGTTTTCTACAAATGTCTCGGGTGTTTATGCAATCGGAGATGTTATTCCTGGACCTATGTTGGCCCACAAGGCAGAAGAGGATGGGGTTGCATGTGTGGAGTTCCTAGCCGGTAAGGTTGGCCATGTGGATTATGACAAGGTCCCTGGGGTTGTCTACACGCACCCCGAGGTTGCATCTGTTGGAAAGACCGAGGAACAAGTGAAGGCCTCTGGCGTTGCATACCGAGTTGGAAAGTTCCCTTTCATGGCAAACAGCAGAGCCAAGGCAATAGACAATGCTGAAGGACTCGTCAAGATATTGGCCGAAAAGGAAACAGATAAGATATTGGGAGTTCATATCATGGCATCCAATGCTGGAGAGCTCATTCACGAGGCGGCCATAGCCTTGCAGTATGATGCATCGAGCGAGGACATTGCACGCGTTTGCCATGCACATCCGACCATGAGTGAGGCGTTGAAGGAAGCTGCCATGGCCACGTATGACAAGCCCATTCACATCTAG
- the LOC103432165 gene encoding probable protein phosphatase 2C 13: MIVSQKMVAEAEVICQKTVLDMKYRVCVAKEHNLQIDVAASSPSSPSFNEVLVAETISSEISRFESVLSCTETINNAVMESSAVKFVPNIHSGSHSDIGSRDSMDDEHIRIDDLSAHVGPRFKCPFPSAFYAVFDGHGGPEAAAYIKRNAMSLFFEDADLPQRMDMDAVFFRELENSHRKAFLLADHALADEQSVRSSCGTTALTALILGRHLMVANAGDCRAVLCRKGIAVDMSQDHRPSYLPERVRVEQLGGYIDDGYLNGSISVTRALGDWGLKLPLGSSSPLIAEPDVQQVMLTEDDEFFIIGCDGIWDVMSSQYAVSLVRRGLRRHNDPQQCAKELVKEALRLNTSDNLTVIVVRLSTPERVEFPRQRPRLRTCSLSEEARSRLRSLLEGN, translated from the exons ATGATTGTGAGCCAGAAAATGGTGGCTGAGGCGGAGGTTATCTGCCAGAAGACGGTGCTGGACATGAAGTACCGCGTATGCGTGGCCAAGGAGCACAACCTTCAGATCGACGTGGCAGCGTCCTCGCCTTCCTCTCCGAGCTTCAACGAGGTTCTCGTCGCCGAGACGATTTCATCTGAGATTTCTCGCTTCGAATCG GTTCTGAGTTGCACAGAGACGATTAATAATGCAGTAATGGAGTCTTCTGCAGTCAAGTTTGTCCCGAACATTCATTCAGGAAGCCACAGTGACATTGGATCAAGGGATTCCATGGATGACGAACACATTCGGATCGATGATCTATCTGCCCATGTGGGGCCTCGCTTCAAGTGTCCCTTTCCAAGTGCATTTTATGCGGTTTTCGATGGTCACGGAGGGCCTGAGGCAGCTGCTTATATCAAGAGGAATGCCATGAGCCTATTCTTTGAAGATGCTGATTTACCGCAGAGAATGGATATGGATGCTGTTTTCTTCAGAGAGTTGGAGAATTCCCACAGGAAAGCATTTCTACTGGCTGACCATGCCTTGGCTGATGAACAAAGTGTGAGAAGTTCGTGTGGAACAACAGCATTGACTGCTCTTATACTTGGAAGGCATTTAATGGTTGCAAATGCTGGTGATTGTCGAGCGGTTCTTTGCAGGAAAGGAATAGCAGTTGACATGTCTCAAGATCATAGACCTAGTTACTTGCCGGAACGTGTGCGAGTTGAGCAGTTGGGTGGTTACATTGATGATGGATATCTTAACGGTTCTATCTCAGTCACCCGAGCTCTTGGAGATTGGGGCTTAAAATTACCATTGGGTTCCTCATCGCCTCTCATTGCCGAGCCAGATGTTCAGCAGGTTATGTTAACAGAAGATGATGAGTTTTTTATCATTGGTTGTGATGGCATCTGGGATGTCATGTCAAGCCAATATGCTGTGAGTCTGGTTCGGCGTGGGCTGAGGCGGCACAATGACCCCCAACAGTGTGCCAAAGAACTCGTCAAGGAAGCACTGCGCCTGAACACATCAGACAACCTCACAGTTATTGTTGTGCGCCTCTCTACTCCAGAACGTGTTGAGTTCCCTCGCCAGCGCCCGAGGTTGAGAACCTGCAGCCTCTCGGAGGAAGCACGCAGCCGGCTGAGAAGCTTGTTAGAAGGCAATTGA
- the LOC103417234 gene encoding stress-response A/B barrel domain-containing protein HS1-like isoform X2, translating into MEEAKGGELKNILMAKFKEGTSESQIEQLIESFANLVNLVEPMKSFHWGKELSIEKEEEGYIHVFETTFESVEGMAEYAVHPAHHDFAKLFLPNLEKMCSIGYRLVRRRDGTGQDGTGRDGTEQRFRVMFGTSKMEQNGTGLND; encoded by the exons ATGGAGGAAGCAAAGGGAGGAGAGTTAAAGAATATTCTGATGGCAAAGTTCAAAGAAGGAACATCAGAGAGCCAGATCGAGCAGCTCATCGAATCTTTTGCCAACCTGGTCAACCTCGTTGAGCCCATGAAGTCCTTCCACTG GGGAAAGGAGCTGAGCATTGAAAAGGAGGAGGAAGGTTACATTCATGTCTTTGAGACCACCTTTGAGAGTGTGGAGGGGATGGCAGAGTATGCAGTTCATCCTGCCCACCATGATTTTGCCAAGCTGTTCCTTCCCAATTTGGAGAAAATGTGTTCCATcgggtaccgtttggtacgcagacgggacggaacgggacaggacggaacgggacgggatggAACGGAACAAAGATTTCGTGTCATGTTTGGTACTAGCAAGATGGAACAGAACGGAACGGGATTAAATGACTAA